In a single window of the Rhopalosiphum padi isolate XX-2018 chromosome 1, ASM2088224v1, whole genome shotgun sequence genome:
- the LOC132917344 gene encoding b(0,+)-type amino acid transporter 1-like translates to MTSIPKNVKLRRELGLFSAVCLIISVMLGSGIFVSPANALKNTGSVGMCLIIWASCGLLSLLGAMSYAELGTVVNKSGGEFSFYQSAFADMHKFWGPLPSFIYSWVSIMYVRPAEVAIIILTFSEYFIRPFSILTSMTPETEHTVKKTVSILALGIITFINYTSVKCFIKIQNVFTICKVTACIFVIIGGLYQLYQGNTKNLMTGFEGTTLSIDTLPIAFYSGLWAYDGWTATTVVSEEIKNPQRNILLSILLAVPFVTMIYVLMNVSYLTVLSVAEMTSVQAVAVEFGTRALGSFSFIIPLGVAMATFGCALSVQFGITRLCFAASREGQMLEVFSYVSVKKLTPAPAVVLQGLLTLICLLCGDIVVLIEFASFLVWMFYGISMAALIVMRYTKRDVKRPFKVPIIIPIFVLIVSTVLFITPILNDPKPQFLIGLVFILSAFLIYIPFVYQKKRLSIVDDFTKFIQYLMVVVPPEKDEGGAEENHSVEDDEGETEAPMIAAVV, encoded by the exons ATGACATCGATACCGAAAAACGTAAAATTACGCCGAGAACTGGGTCTATTCAGTGCCGTCTGCCTCATTATCAGCGTAATGTTGG GATCGGGAATATTCGTGTCTCCAGCCAATGCGTTAAAAAACACAGGATCTGTGGGCATGTGTCTGATCATTTGGGCGTCTTGCGGGCTGTTATCGCTTTTAG GTGCCATGTCGTACGCCGAACTTGGCACGGTGGTAAATAAGTCGGGAGGCGAGTTCAGTTTCTATCAATCTGCATTCGCTGATATGCATAAGTTCTGGGGACCTCTGCCGAGTTTCATATACTCTTGGGTGAGTATCATGTACGTTCGTCCAGCCGAGGTGGCCATCATTATATTGACGTTCTCCGAATACTTCATCCGGCCGTTCAGCATTTTGACTTCCATGACGCCCGAAACTGAACATACAGTGAAAAAAACTGTCAGCATACTTGCACTCG GTATCATAACTTTTATCAACTATACTAGTGTCAAGTGTTTCATAAAAATCCAAAACGTGTTCACTATATGTAAAGTTACCGCCTGCATATTTGTCATAATAGGTGGATTATATCAACTCTACCAGG GAAATACTAAGAATTTGATGACCGGTTTCGAGGGCACGACGTTATCTATAGACACGCTCCCGATAGCCTTTTACAGCGGCCTTTGGGCATACGATGGATG GACGGCTACAACTGTGGTATCCGAAGAAATCAAGAATCCTCAAAG aaacATACTGCTCAGTATTCTTTTGGCGGTACCGTTTGTCACAATGATTTATGTTCTGATGAACGTATCGTACTTAACAGTCCTGTCGGTCGCGGAAATGACTTCAGTCCAAGCGGTAGCGGTA GAATTTGGAACTCGAGCATTGGgaagttttagttttattattccGCTCGGTGTAGCCATGGCAACATTTGGTTGTGCGCTCAGTGTCCAATTTGGAATAACCAG GTTATGCTTCGCAGCGAGTAGAGAAGGTCAAATGTTAGAAGTCTTCTCTTACGTGAGCGTAAAAAAGCTAACTCCCGCTCCCGCTGTAGTTTTACAG GGCTTGCTCACGTTAATTTGTCTATTGTGTGGAGACATTGTGGTGTTAATAGAGTTCGCTAGCTTTTTAGTGTGGATGTTCTACGGTATCTCCATGGCGGCATTGATAGTGATGCGTTATACCAAGAGAGACGTTAAACGTCCATTCAAA GTTCCAATCATAATTCCGATATTCGTGCTCATCGTGTCTACCGTTTTATTCATCACGCCCATACTAAACGATCCCAAGCCACAGTTTCTTATTGGTCTGGTGTTTATTCTGTCAGCGTTTTTGATATACATTCCATTCGTTTACCAGAAAAAGAGATTATCGATTGTcg ATGACTTCACTAAGTTCATTCAATACTTGATGGTAGTTGTGCCACCGGAGAAAGATGAAGGTGGTGCCGAGGAAAATCATAGCGTGGAAGATGACGAAGGTGAAACTGAAGCTCCCATGATCGCCGCGGTGGTGTGA
- the LOC132918665 gene encoding peptidyl-alpha-hydroxyglycine alpha-amidating lyase 2-like produces MGQPLYLSLLATTICLATLLATCPTLATGWPVDSSFYDEIKRVVYGGDNVDDSAATESSPLPPLSLPSSSQTQDINRPIEVEGWPRSPIPRLGQVSGVAINTVGQPVIFHRGSRVWDENSFNETFHYQHVEEGPILTNAIVTLSPKTGEVLSSWGAGFFYMPHGITIDHQGNVWVTDVAMHQVFKFSPGAPRASLTFGKRFENGKGYRTLCQPTSVAIASTGEIFIADGYCNSRVLKFTSRGELLRVFPHANEFLSLQVPHSLALLEQHDLICIADREDMRVVCRGAELSTESKEQAPLTIQQPDLGRVYAITNHGDLIYAVNGPTSPLIPVQGFTINPMTENIVDHWTLSKNTAIKVPHDIAISKDGSSLYVASIDPNRIMKYTMAPVTPLKSE; encoded by the exons ATGGGTCAGCCGTTGTACTTGTCGCTGTTGGCCACCACAATCTGTCTGGCCACTTTGTTGGCCACGTGTCCCACGTTGGCCACCGGTTGGCCGGTTGACAGCAGTTTTTACGACGAGATCAAGCGCGTAGTGTACGGTGGAGATAACGTCGACGACTCTGCCGCCACTGAATCATCACCACTGCCGCCACTTTCGTTGCCGTCATCGTCACAG ACACAGGACATAAACAGGCCCATAGAAGTAGAAGGATGGCCAAGGAGTCCGATACCCCGTCTCGGACAAGTGAGCGGGGTGGCAATAAACACGGTCGGACAGCCTGTGATTTTTCACCGGGGTAGCCGTGTCTGGGACGAAAA ctCATTCAACGAAACATTTCACTATCAACATGTAGAAGAAGGTCCCATTTTAACAAACGCCATAGTCACTCTGAGTCCGAAAACTGGTGAAGTTTTATCCAGCTGGGGAGCAGGTTTCTTCTACATGCCTCACGGCATCACAATAGATCACCAAGGAAACGTATGGGTCACAGATGTGGCTATGCATCAAGtgtttaag ttttcgCCCGGAGCGCCCAGAGCGTCATTAACCTTTGGCAAGAGATTCGAGAACGGCAAGGGATACAGGACATTGTGTCAACCTACTTCTGTGGCCATCGCTTCGACCGGTGAAATTTTCATTGCCGACGGATACTGCAATTCTAGAGTTTTAAAGTTCACAAGCAGAGGAGAGTTGCTACGAGTTTTTCCACATGCTAACG AATTTCTTAGCCTTCAAGTACCACACAGTCTGGCGTTGCTCGAACAACATGACCTCATCTGCATTGCTGACCGTGAAGATATGAGAGTCGTGTGCAGGGGCGCCGAGCTTTCGACTGAAAGCAAAGAACAGGCTCCGTTGACGATTCAACAACCAGACTTGGGACGGGTGTACGCGATAACCAATCACG GTGATCTAATTTACGCCGTCAACGGACCTACGTCACCTTTAATACCGGTACAAGGATTTACTATAAATCCTATGACCGAGAACATAGTCGATCACTGGACACTATCAAAAAATACA GCTATCAAAGTGCCGCACGACATAGCGATCTCAAAAGACGGATCGTCGTTGTACGTAGCTTCCATCGATCCGAATCGCATAATGAAATACACAATGGCGCCAGTTACTCCATTGAAATCCGAATAA
- the LOC132918661 gene encoding probable malonyl-CoA-acyl carrier protein transacylase, mitochondrial, translating into MVSIGKCHQWYCYFKKTSTKRLINTLYSASSESNYLNHRTQLRCMSIDNSSKNTNETDIKKLLEDGTVPEESSVVGDTENWTTSPYPKGSYVPHKNQSQAQHALRPNVDPKETSILLFPGQGTQFVGMGKNLLVFPQVVEMFEAASEILKYNLLKLCLEGPKSKLDQTIYSQPAIFVCSLGAIEKLKEEQLSAIENCMAVAGYSIGEFAALTFAGCFSFEQAVNLVKVRAEAMHYASEIEPGGMANIHIRPDSKLNYAMKMAKDWCLDKGIENPICSISNYLNPDCKVVAGHLEALKYLESNLKQYNLRKMQRLNVSGAFHTDLMRPAVEPFAAALHNIKIAEPLIAVHSNIDGKRYQNSAQIYRNLPKQIYKPVKWEQTLHILYERPVGSNFPDTYECGPGSTLRNLLKTVNSKAHCSCQTIDI; encoded by the exons ATGGTGTCCATTGGAAAGTGTCATCAGTGGTActgctattttaaaaaaacgtccACCAAACGCTTAATAAATACCTTATACAGCGCTTCGTcagaatcaaattatttaaatcatcgtACGCAACTAAGGTGCATGTCAATCGACAACAGTTCAAAGAATACAAATGAGACCGACATAAAAAAACTGTTGGAAGACGGGACAGTTCCAGAAGAATCATCTGTGGTTGGAGATACTGAGAACTGGACGACATCCCCATACCCAAAAG GTTCATATGTACCTCACAAAAACCAGTCCCAAGCGCAACATGCTTTACGGCCAAATGTTGACCCTAAGGAAACATCAATACTCTTGTTTCCCGGCCAAGGTACTCAGTTTGTGGGTATGGGTAAAAATCTGTTAGTATTTCCTCAGGTTGTAGAGATGTTCGAAGCAGCTAGTGAAATACTGAAGTATAATCTATTGAAACTCTGTTTGGAAGGACCAAAATCTAAATTGGATCAGACCATCTATAGTCAGCCAGCCATCTTTGTGTGTTCCTTAGGTGCAATTGAGAAACTAAAAGAAGAACAACTTAGTGCCATTGAAAACTGTATGGCTGTTGCTGGTTATAGTATTGGAGAATTTGCTGCTCTTACATTTGCTGGATGTTTTTCATTTGAACAAG CTGTCAATTTAGTGAAAGTACGCGCTGAAGCAATGCATTATGCATCAGAAATTGAACCGGGTGGAATGGCAAACATTCATATAAGGCCagattctaaattaaattatgctaTGAAAATGGCCAAAGATTGGTGTCTGGATAAAGGAATTGAAAACCCCATTTGTTCTATTTCAAACTATTTGAATCCTGATTGTAAAGTCGTTGCTGGACATTTAGAA gCATTAAAGTATTTGGAATCAaatctaaaacaatataatcTAAGAAAGATGCAGAGGTTAAATGTTTCTGGTGCATTTCATACGGACCTCATGCGCCCTGCTGTTGAACCATTTGCAGCTGCATtgcataacataaaaatagcaGAACCTCTGATAGCCGTACATTCAAATATTGATGGAAAACGTTATCAGAACAGTGCtcaaatttatagaaatttaccCAAACAAATATACAAGCCTGTAAAGTGGGAACAGACATTACACATACTGTATGAACGTCCGGTTGGGTCAAATTTTCCTGATACTTATGAGTGTGGACCTGGCTCTACCCTCAGAAATCTGTTAAAAACAGTTAATTCTAAAGCTCATTGTTCTTGTCAaactattgatatttaa
- the LOC132918655 gene encoding protein adenylyltransferase Fic, with product MRCLALKLLHTNGVMSKYYSMIFIFLIGALSSIFFNKYWNYTLYVDDQTRHLIVRRPFSIIDFDDHEYVDSNQDAHELIIRETDVDVVSDQDNFEALMSLVAANEMKSMGKGEKALKLIEHGIALAPKNPDLLNGYGELIETLRDDILTADQMYFQALIYSPKHKEALTNRKRTQIIVDDLDWQQLKRIDEKRDKMALISDSNMALRRAKKEAYFQHIYHTVGIEGNRMSLSETRSILETRMAIGGRSIAEHNEIIGLEAALKYINATLINRLGSISVDDILEIHKRVMGFVDPLESGVFRQTQVFVGGHVPPGPSHIGTLMENFSLWLNSESTLRLHPVRFAALAHYKLVHIHPFTDGNGRTSRLLMNMILMQAGYPPVIIPKGERHKYYRTLEFANKGDIRPFLRFIAECTERTLNQFLLSTTTEFSTDIPELDYNNIIIN from the exons ATGAGGTGTTTAGCTCTGAAGTTACTCCATACCAATGGGGTAATgtctaaatattattctatgatctttatatttttgattggaGCACtgtctagtattttttttaataaatactggaACTACACACTGTACGTTGATGATCAAACCAGACATTTGATTGTACGTCGCCCGTTTTCTATTATTGATTTTGATGATCATGAATATGTTGATTCGAATCAAGACGCCCATGAATTAATCATCAGAGAAACAGATGTGGATGTTGTGT CCGATCAAGACAATTTTGAAGCGTTAATGTCACTGGTTGCTGCCAACGAGATGAAATCAATGGGTAAAGGTGAAAAAGCATTGAAACTTATTGAACACGGTATTGCACTTGCTCCAAAAAATCCTGATTTATTAAATGGCTATGGTGAACTTATTGAGACACTTCGAGATGACATTTTAACAGCCGATCAGATGTATTTTCAG GCACTTATATATAGTCCAAAGCATAAAGAAGCATTAACTAATCGTAAGAGAACTCAAATTATTGTTGATGATTTGGATTGGCAGCAGCTTAAACGTATTGACGAAAAAAGAGATAAAATGGCTTTAATATCAGATTCTAATATGGCTCTTAGAAGAGCAAAAAAAGAAGCATATTTTCAG cacatTTATCATACTGTTGGGATTGAAGGAAATAGAATGTCTTTATCAGAAACTAGATCTATTTTAGAAACTAGAATGGCCATTGGTGGTAGAAGTATTGCCGAACACAATGAGATAATAGGTCTAGAAGCAGCTCTAAAGTATATAAATGCAACATTAATCAATCGACTTGGTAGTATATCTGTTGATGATATTTTGGAAATTCATAAACGAGTAATGGGATTTGTTGATCCTTTAGAAAGTGGTGTTTTCCGTCAAACACAA gTATTTGTTGGTGGCCATGTCCCTCCTGGTCCATCTCATATTGGAACATTAATGGAAAATTTTTCTTTATGGCTCAATTCTGAATCTACTCTCAGATTACATCCTGTGAGATTTGCAGCTCTGGCACATTACAAATTAGTACATATACATCCATTTACTGATGGTAATGGACGAACTTCGCGTCTGCTGATGAATATGATTTTAATGCAAGCTGGCTATCCACCAGTTATTATACCAAAAGGAGAAAGACATaa atATTATCGAACTTTGGAATTTGCAAATAAAGGAGACATCAGACCATTTTTGAGGTTCATTGCTGAATGCACTGAAAGaacattaaatcaatttttgttgTCAACTACAACAGAATTTTCAACAGATATTCCAgaattagattataataatattattataaattaa
- the LOC132917750 gene encoding uncharacterized protein CG1161 isoform X1: protein MVKIPVMVGVLSLITLLKAESYEDARCKCVCTIVNGTEMYNKLFIANVLPSNDCNGVSLPIIGEVNNTKKELCPRCTCTYESRNTTTMKVVVLIVLCVISCLVMYMFFLLCLEPMMRRRKLVGAYVEHTNEEVCSLLEATMSDSGSFDEVPPAVSLNARGGSDPMVSIANSSNVLNRFGHQQDKWKKQVKEQRKNIYDRHTILN from the exons ATGGTTAAGATTCCTGTTATGGTGGGCGTATTATCGTTGATCACCTTGTTGAAG GCTGAATCATATGAAGATGCCCGTTGCAAATGTGTTTGTACTATAGTGAATGGTacagaaatgtataataaattatttatagctaaTGTTCTTCCTAGCAA CGATTGTAACGGAGTAAGTTTACCAATTATTGGTGAagtgaataatacaaaaaaagaattatgtcCGCGATGCACTTGTACTTATGAAAGTAGAAACACTACAACTATGAAA GTGGTGGTTTTAATTGTGCTGTGTGTGATATCGTGTTTGGTGATGTACATGTTTTTCCTGCTATGTCTGGAGCCAATGATGAGAAGACGCAAGCTTGTTGGCGCATACGTAGAGCACACCAACGAAGAGGTATGTTCTTTATTGGAGGCGACCATGTCCGATAGCGGTAGTTTT GATGAAGTTCCTCCAGCTGTTTCGTTAAATGCAAGGGGAGGAAGTGATCCAATGGTTTCTATAGCTAACAGCAGTAATGTTCTTAACAGATTTGGACATCAACAAGACAAATGGAAGAAACAGGTGAAagaacaaagaaaaaatatctatGATCGTCATACAATTCTCAATTAA
- the LOC132917750 gene encoding uncharacterized protein CG1161 isoform X2 — protein MVKIPVMVGVLSLITLLKAESYEDARCKCVCTIVNGTEMYNKLFIANVLPSNDCNGVSLPIIGEVNNTKKELCPRCTCTYESRNTTTMKVVVLIVLCVISCLVMYMFFLLCLEPMMRRRKLVGAYVEHTNEEDEVPPAVSLNARGGSDPMVSIANSSNVLNRFGHQQDKWKKQVKEQRKNIYDRHTILN, from the exons ATGGTTAAGATTCCTGTTATGGTGGGCGTATTATCGTTGATCACCTTGTTGAAG GCTGAATCATATGAAGATGCCCGTTGCAAATGTGTTTGTACTATAGTGAATGGTacagaaatgtataataaattatttatagctaaTGTTCTTCCTAGCAA CGATTGTAACGGAGTAAGTTTACCAATTATTGGTGAagtgaataatacaaaaaaagaattatgtcCGCGATGCACTTGTACTTATGAAAGTAGAAACACTACAACTATGAAA GTGGTGGTTTTAATTGTGCTGTGTGTGATATCGTGTTTGGTGATGTACATGTTTTTCCTGCTATGTCTGGAGCCAATGATGAGAAGACGCAAGCTTGTTGGCGCATACGTAGAGCACACCAACGAAGAG GATGAAGTTCCTCCAGCTGTTTCGTTAAATGCAAGGGGAGGAAGTGATCCAATGGTTTCTATAGCTAACAGCAGTAATGTTCTTAACAGATTTGGACATCAACAAGACAAATGGAAGAAACAGGTGAAagaacaaagaaaaaatatctatGATCGTCATACAATTCTCAATTAA